In Helianthus annuus cultivar XRQ/B chromosome 3, HanXRQr2.0-SUNRISE, whole genome shotgun sequence, a single window of DNA contains:
- the LOC118490364 gene encoding interaptin-like, which translates to MVKGRGKDTNKGHNVPSAIDEVSTKGTEAEKMAECLRKSRIAKALSDTTIVYESHVRRFWDTARFEEKDNKIHAVVKKKDENNKDIDVEVVFGVEDIRRVLDLQDSDNDPTIMSERLAKGLWCRLGFSSHINGKMFKRSFSKQYRYLMHCLVHSLSHRKGAYDEVSDYIMNIVVSIVLNKKYNISQVIFEFLKENCLAGKDKYIMYPRFIMMILDDKVKDLPKNNDDIMAMAEVNKTAILRITKEKDAKTKELICALKDEAYVAPENDKWRHDNSDSDNEDNKMNDMIEKKTRWWCIKDGKRKRTPKSTPVVVIKETAKGSSEEPQRKLIDEPVIEPREVIDQGVGLEETLESYFKKHEEAEQAQAQKNSSNEDSEETLSESELVKETVGKGKVQLKKRPLKKRKNSEDEDSPYNPEDSQKNRKKRKATRTGDIPRVVRAKKQNAKSQKEKEGKKKQDTAETSPVVEIPKEVPLTEIPIETQTSYDDYVEITGVKSAKQTSDRHDIPESSQRKTDYFNLDFDSLGGATGDFFKDMPESEGDLFHDKKMKELEEKVKALEREKEENEAVQIKLKEMIDELEKRHEDVMDAVFTKDEKLNEMKEDIKDNAELISALTDEIAALNAKVKDLQNINQTLNQLLNEMNEASTNEMKAMKLEMEAMRADKVMKDKQLEMLTAVIEAHLKVNIHEAFDQVDIIKANERRKERERQLAEEANLKNKGIAEEVEVVGSSQNQLEVGGSSSQPEIEMVDAQDVTANDEEMVEAENEAVHEPEFIMVGESVEPIIPENVLRDVQIIQRKKKAKEVLLLEYSTDKFVLVGKAYRVPYSEEESAKLLRFFELKDQGKIARERKWQNVIHGACNRYIINGITTLV; encoded by the exons ATGGTAAAG GGACGAGGAAAAGACACTAACAAAGGACACAATGTTCCATCTGCAATTGATGAGGTCTCTACAAAAGGAACAGAAGCAGAAAAAATGGCTGAGTGCTTAAGAAAAAGCAGAATTGCTAAGGCATTGTCTGATACAACAATAGTTTATGAATCTCATGTTAGAAGATTCTGGGACACTGCAAGGTTTGAAGAAAAGGATAATAAAATTCATGCAGTagtcaagaagaaagatgaaaaCAACAAGGATATTGATGTTGAAGTAGTGTTTGGAGTAGAGGATATAAGAAGGGTTCTTGATTTACAAGATTCTGACAATGATCCAACGATCATGTCAGAACGTCTTGCTAAAGGGCTATGGTGTAGATTGGGATTTTCTTCACACATCAACGGAAAAATGTTCAAAAGGAGTTTCTCGAAACAATACAGATACTTAATGCATTGCTTAGTGCATTCCCTATCTCACAGAAAGGGAGCCTATGATGAGGTGTCTGACTACATAATGAACATTGTTGTAAGTATTGTGCTGAACaagaaatacaatatttcacaagtgatttttgaatttttaaaagaaaattgcTTAGCCGGGAAAGACAAATACATTATGTACCCAAGATTCATTATGATGATCTTGGATGACAAAGTTAAGGATTTGCCAAAGAATAATGATGATATTATGGCAATGGCTGAAGTGAATAAGACTGCTATTCTGAGAATCACAAAGGAGAAGGATGCTAAAACAAAAGAGTTGATCTGTGCATTAAAGGATGAAGCATACGTAGCTCCTGAAAATGATAAATGGAGACATGATAATAGTGATTCAGACAATGAAGACAATAAGATGAATGATATGATTGAAAAGAAAACCAGATGGTGGTGTATCAAagatggaaagagaaagagaacACCAAAGTCGACCCCTGTGGTTGTAATTAAAGAAACAGCAAAGG GGTCTTCTGAAGAACCTCAAAGAAAGCTAATTGATGAACCTGTCATAGAACCGAGGGAGGTGATTGATCAAGGTGTTGGTTTAGAAGAGACTTTGGAAAGCTATTTTAAAAAGCATGAAGAGGCTGAACAAGCACAAGCTCAAAAGAACTCCAGTAATGAAGATTCAGAAGAAACTTTATCGGAATCTGAACTGGTCAAAGAGACAGTGGGAAAAGGAAAGGTACAACTGAAGAAAAGAcctttaaagaaaagaaagaattctgaagatgaagattcACCGTACAATCCTGAGGATTCTCAGAAAaacagaaagaaaagaaaagctactCGCACCGGTGATATTCCAAGAGTGGTTAGAGCAAAGAAACAGAATGCTAAATCACAAAAAGAGAAGGAAGGAAAGAAGAAACAGGACACTGCTGAAACTAGTCCTGTAGTTGAGATACCAAAAGAAGTTCCTTTAACAGAAATTCCAATAGAAACACAAACTTCTTATGATGATTATGTGGAGATCACCGGAGTCAAATCTGCTAAACAAACATCTGATCGTCATGATATTCCAGAATCATCACAACGAAAGACAGATTATTTCAACTTAGATTTTGATAGCTTAGGTGGTGCTACTGGAGATTTCTTTAAAGATATGCCAGAAAGTGAAGGAGACCTATTTCATGATAAAAAGATGAAAGAATTGGAAGAAAAAGTTAAAGCCTTGGAAAGGGAAAAGGAAGAAAACGAAGCTGTACAAATAAAGTTGAAGGAAATGATTGATGAGTTGGAGAAACGGCACGAAGACGTAATGGATGCAGTGTTTACAAAAGATGAGAAATTGAATGAAATGAAGGAAGATATAAAAGATAATGCAGAACTTATTAGTGCACTTACTGATGAAATTGCTGCATTGAACGCCAAAGTCAAAGACTTGCAGAATATCAATCAGACTTTGAATCAACTCTTAAATGAGATGAATGAAGCTTCGACAAATGAAATGAAGGCAATGAAGCTAGAGATGGAAGCTATGAGAGCAGATAAGGTGATGAAAGATAAGCAACTGGAAATGCTTACGGCTGTGATTGAAGCACATCTGAAGGTGAACATCCACGAGGCTTTTGATCAAGTTGACATTATCAAGGCAAATGAAAGAaggaaagaaagagaaagacagcTTGCTGAAGAAGCTAACCTGAAAAATAAAGGTATAGCAGAAGAAGTTGAAGTTGTTGGATCTTCACAAAATCAACTTGAGGTAGGTGGATCATCTTCTCAACCAGAAATTGAAATGGTGGATGCTCAAGATGTTACAGCAAATGATGAAGAAATGGTGGAAGCAGAAAATGAAGCAGTTCATGAACCAGAGTTTATTATGGTTGGTGAATCTGTAGAGCCTATTATTCCGGAGAATGTTTTGAGAGACGTTCAAATCatacaaagaaagaaaaaggcTAAAGAAGTATTACTACTGGAGTACTCTACCGACAAGTTTGTATTAGTTGGAAAAGCCTATAGAGTGCCCTATAGTGAAGAAGAATCTGCCAAGCTGTTAAGATTTTTTGAATTAAAGGATCAAGGGAAGatagctagagagagaaagtggcaaaacgtgattcacggagcttgtaaTCGTTACATCATCAATGGAATCACGACATTAGTAtga
- the LOC110928608 gene encoding deSI-like protein At4g17486, with protein sequence MAGFQLYGMEYGFGAHDFPISGVFEVEPKSCPGFTYRCSIPLGHVTKSPSEFREFIETVASEYHGDTYHLISKNCNHFTDDISQRLTGRGIPGWVNRLAKLAFQVLYAVVYFPKAFK encoded by the exons ATGGCGGGATTTCAgt tGTATGGTATGGAATACGGGTTTGGAGCACACGATTTTCCAATAAGTGGGGTGTTTGAAGTTGAACCCAAAAGTTGTCCGGGCTTTACATACAGATGTTCAATCCCATTAGGGCATGTAACCAAATCGCCTTCTGAGTTTAGAGAATTTATTGAAACCGTTGCCTCAGAGTACCATGGGGACACGTATCACCTAATATCCAAGAATTGCAATCATTTTACGGATGATATTTCCCAAAGATTAACGGGTAGAGGAATTCCCGGGTGGGTTAATCGGCTCGCCAAGTTAG CTTTTCAA gTGCTCTATGCAGTTGTCTACTTCCCGAAAGCCTTCAAGTAA